Proteins encoded by one window of Streptomyces uncialis:
- a CDS encoding cytochrome c biogenesis protein CcdA, whose protein sequence is MNGITHTAAFLGGLLALLSPCSALLLPAFFAYSFTTRTRLVVRTALFYAGLCATLVPLGVAGSFASRLFYGHRDTLVAVGGWTVIALGAAQILGLGFGARRLQRVAGEQRSGSALSVVVLGAVYGLAGFCAGPILGGILTVAAIGGSPLHGGLLLAVYALGMALPLFVLALLWDRFDLGRKRWLRGRPLVAGPFTVHSTSLAGGVFFIALGTLFLLFDGTSALPSLLGTGTEVALEGQVSRIGGAVSDRTLLFGVSAVAVVTALMLFLRPGAGGSRTRSGDPGAADAPGSAGVPDLAGVPVPTDAPDPAGASGPAGTPGTGTSSEPVGRAVP, encoded by the coding sequence ATGAACGGGATCACGCACACGGCCGCCTTCCTCGGCGGTCTTCTCGCCCTGCTGAGCCCGTGCAGCGCGCTGCTGCTCCCCGCCTTCTTCGCGTACTCCTTCACCACCCGCACCCGGCTCGTCGTCCGCACCGCGCTGTTCTACGCGGGGCTCTGCGCGACGCTCGTCCCGCTGGGCGTCGCCGGGTCCTTCGCGAGCAGACTGTTCTACGGACACCGCGACACGCTCGTCGCCGTCGGCGGCTGGACGGTCATCGCCCTCGGCGCCGCGCAGATCCTCGGGCTCGGCTTCGGCGCCCGCAGGCTCCAGCGGGTGGCGGGGGAGCAGCGTTCGGGCTCGGCGCTGTCGGTGGTGGTCCTGGGCGCGGTGTACGGGCTGGCCGGGTTCTGCGCGGGCCCGATCCTCGGCGGCATCCTGACCGTCGCGGCGATCGGCGGCAGCCCGCTGCACGGCGGTCTGCTGCTGGCCGTGTACGCCCTGGGCATGGCGCTGCCGCTGTTCGTCCTGGCGCTGCTGTGGGACCGCTTCGACCTCGGCCGCAAGCGCTGGCTGCGCGGTCGGCCCCTGGTGGCCGGTCCGTTCACCGTGCACTCGACGTCCCTGGCCGGCGGGGTGTTCTTCATCGCGCTGGGCACCCTCTTCCTGCTGTTCGACGGGACGTCGGCCCTGCCGTCGCTGCTGGGGACGGGGACCGAGGTCGCGCTGGAGGGCCAGGTCTCCCGGATCGGTGGCGCGGTGTCGGACCGGACCCTGCTGTTCGGGGTGTCGGCGGTGGCCGTGGTGACGGCGCTGATGCTGTTCCTCCGGCCGGGGGCGGGCGGCTCCCGTACCCGTTCCGGCGACCCGGGCGCGGCGGATGCCCCGGGGTCGGCGGGCGTCCCGGACCTCGCGGGTGTGCCGGTTCCGACGGATGCCCCGGACCCGGCGGGGGCGTCCGGCCCGGCCGGTACGCCGGGGACCGGCACGTCGTCGGAGCCTGTCGGACGGGCGGTGCCGTAG
- a CDS encoding FGGY family carbohydrate kinase, whose protein sequence is MTAGTRSAARPVLAVDQGTSGTKALVLCPRRGVIGSGSAPVHPREGPGGLVEVDPAELYGSVVRAGRQALAEAGEPVAAVGLANQGETVLAWDRATGRPLTPALVWQDRRAASVCAELAPHAEALRQLTGLPLDPYFAAPKMTWLRRHLTREGTVTTSDVWLVHRLTGAYVTDAATAGRTQLLDLDRVAWSGTALGIFGLDGEDLPEIVDCDTPVGTTTAFGPELPLTGLLVDQQAALLAQRVTEPGTAKCTYGTGAFLLAQTGPQPRRGDSGLVSCVAWRLSGETSYCLDGQVYTAASAVRWLTGLGVVSGAADLDPVGGSVPDSGGVTFVPALAGLAAPWWRGEARGSLTGLGLGTRPGHLVRALCEGLAAQVTALADATARDLGRPLTVLRVDGGLTRSALLMQTQADLLQLPVEVSALPDATALGIGAVARLGQEPGLTIDEAVPHWRPRTVYEPRIDADEAAERLAVFHAAVTAELERTDRTEHTARESAPLPAPRPARTAADTEADTEAEADTHAAADTERAAGARPTGGAERAAGTDR, encoded by the coding sequence ATGACGGCCGGTACCCGTTCCGCCGCCCGGCCCGTGCTCGCCGTCGACCAGGGCACCTCCGGCACCAAGGCCCTCGTCCTGTGCCCGCGGCGCGGGGTCATCGGCAGCGGCAGCGCCCCCGTGCACCCCCGCGAGGGCCCCGGCGGCCTGGTCGAGGTGGACCCCGCCGAGTTGTACGGGTCCGTGGTCCGCGCCGGGCGGCAGGCCCTCGCCGAAGCGGGGGAACCGGTGGCCGCCGTCGGCCTCGCCAACCAGGGGGAGACCGTACTCGCCTGGGACCGGGCGACGGGACGCCCCCTGACCCCGGCGCTGGTGTGGCAGGACCGGCGCGCCGCGTCCGTCTGCGCCGAACTCGCCCCGCACGCGGAAGCGTTACGCCAACTCACCGGACTTCCGCTCGACCCGTACTTCGCCGCCCCCAAGATGACCTGGCTGCGCCGCCACCTCACCCGCGAGGGCACCGTCACCACCAGCGACGTCTGGCTGGTGCACCGGCTCACCGGCGCCTATGTCACCGACGCGGCCACCGCCGGACGCACCCAGCTCCTCGATCTGGATCGGGTCGCGTGGTCCGGGACCGCCCTCGGGATCTTCGGGCTCGACGGCGAGGACCTGCCGGAGATCGTGGACTGCGACACCCCGGTCGGCACGACCACCGCGTTCGGCCCCGAACTCCCGCTCACCGGACTCCTGGTGGACCAGCAGGCGGCGCTGCTCGCCCAGCGGGTCACCGAACCGGGCACCGCCAAATGCACCTACGGCACCGGCGCGTTCCTCCTCGCCCAGACCGGCCCGCAGCCCCGCCGGGGGGACTCCGGGCTGGTGAGCTGTGTGGCCTGGCGGCTGTCCGGGGAGACGAGCTACTGCCTCGACGGGCAGGTGTACACGGCCGCGTCGGCGGTCCGCTGGCTCACCGGCCTCGGGGTCGTCTCCGGCGCGGCGGACCTCGATCCGGTCGGCGGGTCCGTCCCAGACAGCGGCGGGGTGACGTTCGTCCCCGCCCTCGCCGGTCTCGCCGCGCCCTGGTGGCGGGGCGAGGCGCGCGGTTCCCTCACCGGTCTCGGTCTCGGCACCCGGCCCGGACATCTGGTGCGCGCCCTGTGCGAGGGCCTCGCCGCGCAGGTCACCGCCCTCGCCGACGCCACCGCCCGGGACCTCGGACGGCCGTTGACCGTACTGCGCGTCGACGGCGGCCTCACCCGCTCCGCGCTGCTGATGCAGACCCAGGCGGATCTGCTCCAGCTGCCCGTCGAGGTGTCCGCGCTGCCCGATGCCACCGCGCTCGGCATCGGCGCGGTGGCGAGGCTGGGCCAGGAACCGGGCCTGACCATCGACGAGGCCGTGCCCCACTGGCGCCCGCGCACCGTCTACGAACCCCGGATCGACGCGGACGAGGCGGCCGAACGGCTCGCCGTCTTCCACGCGGCGGTCACCGCGGAACTCGAACGTACGGACCGGACGGAACACACCGCACGGGAAAGCGCCCCGCTCCCGGCGCCCCGTCCGGCGCGGACGGCAGCGGACACGGAAGCGGACACGGAAGCCGAAGCGGATACACACGCGGCAGCGGATACAGAGCGCGCGGCCGGGGCACGTCCGACCGGCGGTGCGGAACGGGCGGCGGGGACCGACCGGTGA
- a CDS encoding amino acid permease has translation MSHDRRPVPAPRADRKEAPPLDEEQRLRELGYRPELARRMGGFGNFAISFSVISVLSGCMTLYGFGMGTGGPAVMIWGWVGVGFFVLCVGMALAEVTSAYPTSGALYFMADKLGGRRWGWYTGWLNLLGLLGAIAGIDYGAALFTGAFLNLRFGFEPTPGSTMLIFVAILLLHATLNLFGVRLVSVLNTISVWWHLAGVALIVGALWIVPDQHRSPSFVFTEFVNDTGWANPFYVAAVGLLLAQYTFSGYDASAHLSEETSRASVAAAKGIVRAIWVSWIAGFALLTGLTFAIQDYSGTQDSATGVPPAQIFLDALGTGGASALLLVVIGAQLFCGNAEVAAASRMVFAFSRDNALPGSALWRRVSTRTRTPVPAVWLSVGVAGLLALPSLYSATAYGAVTAINVIGITPAYAIPVYLRLRAGDRFRRGPWHLGHWSRPVGWVAVGWVAVVTVLFLLPQSSPVTVGTMNYASVALLTVLLLATVWWYVARDSYGTPEPPPADEVRAVPPEDAVPGTADR, from the coding sequence GTGTCCCATGACCGTCGCCCGGTCCCCGCACCCCGGGCGGACCGGAAGGAAGCGCCGCCGCTCGACGAGGAACAACGGCTGCGGGAGCTGGGCTACCGCCCCGAACTCGCCCGCCGGATGGGCGGCTTCGGCAACTTCGCGATCAGCTTCTCCGTGATCTCCGTGCTGTCCGGCTGTATGACCCTGTACGGATTCGGGATGGGCACGGGCGGTCCCGCCGTGATGATCTGGGGGTGGGTGGGCGTCGGGTTCTTCGTGCTGTGCGTGGGGATGGCGCTCGCGGAGGTCACCAGCGCGTATCCCACCTCGGGCGCGCTGTACTTCATGGCCGACAAGCTGGGCGGCAGACGCTGGGGCTGGTACACGGGCTGGCTGAACCTGCTGGGGCTGCTCGGGGCGATCGCGGGCATCGACTACGGCGCCGCCCTGTTCACCGGCGCGTTCCTGAACCTCCGCTTCGGCTTCGAGCCGACCCCCGGTTCCACCATGCTGATCTTCGTCGCGATCCTGCTGCTGCACGCCACCCTGAACCTGTTCGGCGTCCGGCTGGTGAGCGTCCTCAACACGATCAGCGTGTGGTGGCACCTCGCGGGCGTCGCGCTGATCGTCGGCGCGCTGTGGATCGTGCCGGACCAGCACCGGTCGCCGTCGTTCGTGTTCACCGAGTTCGTCAACGACACCGGCTGGGCCAATCCGTTCTATGTGGCGGCGGTCGGGCTGCTGCTCGCCCAGTACACGTTCTCCGGGTACGACGCCTCCGCGCATCTGTCGGAGGAGACCTCCCGCGCCTCGGTCGCGGCGGCGAAGGGGATCGTGCGGGCGATCTGGGTGTCGTGGATCGCCGGGTTCGCGCTGCTCACCGGACTCACCTTCGCCATCCAGGACTACAGCGGCACCCAGGACAGCGCGACGGGTGTGCCGCCCGCGCAGATCTTCCTCGACGCGCTCGGGACCGGCGGGGCGAGCGCGCTGCTCCTGGTGGTGATCGGGGCGCAGTTGTTCTGCGGCAACGCCGAGGTGGCCGCCGCCAGCCGGATGGTGTTCGCGTTCAGCAGGGACAACGCCCTGCCGGGTTCCGCGCTCTGGCGCCGGGTCAGTACCCGTACGCGCACCCCGGTCCCGGCGGTATGGCTGTCGGTGGGGGTCGCGGGTCTCCTCGCGCTGCCGTCGCTGTACTCGGCGACGGCGTACGGCGCGGTGACGGCGATCAACGTCATCGGGATCACCCCGGCGTACGCGATCCCGGTGTATCTGCGACTGCGCGCGGGCGACCGGTTCCGGCGCGGCCCGTGGCACCTGGGGCACTGGAGCCGTCCGGTCGGATGGGTCGCGGTGGGGTGGGTCGCGGTGGTGACGGTGCTGTTCCTGCTGCCGCAGTCGTCACCGGTCACCGTCGGGACGATGAACTACGCGTCGGTGGCGCTGCTGACGGTCCTGCTGCTGGCGACCGTCTGGTGGTACGTGGCACGCGACTCGTACGGGACACCGGAGCCGCCCCCGGCCGACGAGGTGCGGGCGGTACCGCCCGAGGACGCGGTACCCGGTACGGCGGACCGGTAA
- a CDS encoding FAD-dependent oxidoreductase, with translation MTVVGAGVVGSAVARELARYPALRTALVDARDDVGDGTSKANTAILHTGFDAVPGSLESRLVRDGSRLLAAYAADCGIPLERVGALLVAWDEEQLAALPALAAKARRNGYDDTVLLDAAEVRAREPRLGPGALGALAVPGESVVCPWSTTLAYATQAVRAGTDLHLNCRVARVDQVTGAAGHHVLTTDRGTLRTRWLVNAAGLRADEFDLLLGHRDFTVRPRRGQLLVLDTPARDLVRHILLPVPTALGKGVLVTPTVHGNVLVGPTAEDLDGPDAKDDTATTAEGLEGLRAQGARIVPALLGAEVTAAYAGLRAATGHEDYRVRAHPAQRYVTLGGVRSTGLSASLALAAHTLDLLTGAGLDPGPSAALPPIRVPDLGRTAERPCVRADLIARDPAYGTLVCHCERVSLGEIRDALDSTVPPVTPDGLRRRTRARGGRCQGSHCGAAVRDLLRRAGGTPT, from the coding sequence ATCACGGTCGTCGGCGCCGGGGTCGTCGGCAGTGCCGTCGCCCGTGAGCTGGCCCGGTACCCGGCCCTGCGGACCGCGCTGGTCGACGCCCGCGACGACGTGGGGGACGGCACCTCCAAGGCCAACACCGCGATCCTGCACACCGGTTTCGACGCCGTCCCGGGCTCGCTGGAGTCCCGCCTCGTACGGGACGGATCACGGCTGCTCGCCGCGTACGCCGCCGACTGCGGCATCCCCCTCGAACGGGTGGGCGCGCTCCTCGTCGCCTGGGACGAGGAGCAACTCGCGGCCCTCCCGGCACTCGCCGCGAAGGCCCGGCGCAACGGATACGACGACACCGTCCTCCTCGACGCCGCCGAAGTACGCGCCCGCGAACCCCGTCTGGGGCCCGGCGCGCTGGGAGCCCTCGCCGTCCCCGGCGAAAGCGTCGTCTGCCCCTGGAGCACCACCCTCGCCTACGCCACCCAGGCCGTGCGCGCCGGAACCGACCTCCATCTGAACTGCCGGGTGGCCCGGGTGGACCAGGTGACCGGGGCCGCCGGGCACCATGTCCTGACCACGGACCGGGGCACCCTGCGTACCCGCTGGCTGGTGAACGCCGCCGGGCTGCGCGCCGACGAGTTCGATCTGCTGCTCGGTCACCGGGACTTCACGGTCCGCCCGCGCCGGGGCCAGCTCCTCGTTCTCGACACCCCGGCCCGCGATCTCGTCCGCCACATCCTGCTGCCGGTGCCCACCGCCCTCGGCAAGGGTGTCCTCGTCACCCCGACCGTGCACGGCAACGTCCTGGTCGGCCCCACCGCCGAGGATCTCGACGGGCCGGACGCCAAGGACGACACGGCGACGACCGCCGAAGGGCTGGAGGGGCTGCGGGCCCAGGGCGCCCGGATCGTGCCCGCGCTCCTCGGCGCGGAGGTCACCGCCGCGTACGCGGGGCTGCGCGCCGCCACCGGACACGAGGACTACCGGGTCCGCGCCCACCCCGCCCAGCGGTACGTCACCCTCGGCGGTGTCCGCTCCACCGGGCTCAGCGCCTCCCTGGCCCTCGCCGCCCACACCCTGGACCTGCTCACCGGCGCGGGACTCGATCCCGGCCCGTCCGCCGCGCTGCCGCCGATCCGGGTGCCGGACCTCGGCCGCACGGCCGAACGCCCCTGCGTCCGGGCCGACCTGATCGCGCGCGACCCCGCGTACGGCACGCTCGTCTGCCACTGCGAACGGGTGTCCCTGGGCGAGATCCGGGACGCGCTCGACTCCACCGTCCCGCCCGTCACCCCGGACGGTCTGCGCCGCCGCACCCGGGCCCGCGGCGGCCGATGTCAGGGCTCCCACTGCGGAGCCGCCGTCCGCGACCTGCTCCGGCGGGCGGGAGGAACCCCCACATGA
- a CDS encoding NAD(P)/FAD-dependent oxidoreductase, whose translation MNTSSTSTDTNDSTSDSPSGRSGGTGGTHRDVDVLVVGAGPAGLAAAARLAALGAGRVEILEREREPGGVPRHCFHRGFGTGAESVDGPAYVGRWTAAAERAGVRLRTGVTALGWTGPLTLATTGPDGPAEVSARAVVLATGARERPRAARLVPGTRPAGVFTTGELQQSVYLYRQDVGRRAVVVGAEQVSYHAVDTLRRAGVAPVAMVTEYERHQASPAHATAARLRYGVPLLTRTTVTALVGHGRLAGVRLRHSDGRTTTLACDTAVFTGDFVPEHELARDGGLVLDPGTLGPAVDMSFRTTRDGVFAVGSLLHAAEPAGTAAREGVLAAVPVLAHLAAVPGTHRAAPVPVRVDAPLRWIAPNLLATATARQPFVLRTARFLDRPVLQVAQDGRVLHHERLRGTAVPNRTVGMSAAWVRDVDPDGGPVRITVLGTTGGTPTPTEPPAADGGTDTP comes from the coding sequence ATGAACACATCCAGCACCAGCACCGACACGAACGACAGCACCAGTGACAGCCCCAGCGGCAGATCCGGCGGAACCGGCGGCACCCACCGTGACGTCGATGTCCTCGTCGTCGGAGCCGGGCCCGCCGGGCTCGCCGCAGCCGCGCGTCTCGCCGCGCTCGGCGCGGGCCGGGTCGAGATCCTGGAACGCGAACGCGAACCGGGCGGTGTACCGCGCCACTGCTTCCACCGGGGCTTCGGCACCGGCGCCGAGAGCGTCGACGGACCCGCCTACGTCGGGCGCTGGACCGCCGCCGCCGAACGCGCCGGAGTCCGGCTGCGCACCGGGGTCACCGCCCTCGGCTGGACGGGCCCGCTGACCCTCGCCACCACCGGACCCGACGGGCCCGCCGAGGTGAGCGCGCGGGCCGTCGTCCTCGCCACCGGCGCGCGTGAACGGCCGCGCGCCGCCCGGCTCGTGCCCGGGACACGGCCCGCCGGGGTGTTCACCACCGGCGAGTTGCAGCAGTCCGTGTACCTGTACCGGCAGGACGTGGGACGGCGGGCCGTCGTCGTGGGCGCCGAACAGGTCTCGTACCACGCCGTGGACACCCTGCGCCGCGCCGGCGTCGCACCCGTCGCCATGGTCACGGAGTACGAGCGCCACCAGGCGTCCCCGGCGCACGCCACGGCCGCCCGGCTGCGGTACGGGGTCCCGCTGCTGACCCGTACCACCGTCACCGCCCTCGTCGGCCACGGACGGCTCGCCGGCGTCCGGCTGCGGCACTCCGACGGCCGCACCACCACCCTCGCCTGCGACACCGCCGTCTTCACCGGTGACTTCGTCCCCGAACACGAACTCGCCCGCGACGGCGGCCTCGTACTGGACCCGGGCACCCTTGGACCCGCCGTCGACATGTCCTTCCGGACCACCCGCGACGGGGTCTTCGCCGTGGGAAGCCTGCTGCACGCCGCCGAACCCGCCGGGACCGCGGCCCGGGAGGGCGTGCTCGCCGCCGTACCGGTCCTCGCCCATCTCGCGGCCGTCCCCGGCACGCACCGGGCTGCCCCGGTGCCCGTCCGGGTCGACGCCCCGCTGCGCTGGATCGCCCCGAACCTCCTCGCCACCGCCACGGCACGGCAGCCGTTCGTGCTGCGCACGGCGCGGTTCCTCGACCGGCCGGTGCTCCAAGTGGCCCAGGACGGCCGCGTACTGCACCACGAGCGGCTGCGGGGGACCGCGGTGCCCAACCGCACCGTCGGGATGTCCGCCGCCTGGGTACGGGACGTCGACCCGGACGGCGGACCGGTCCGGATCACGGTGCTCGGCACGACCGGCGGGACCCCGACCCCGACCGAACCCCCCGCCGCGGACGGGGGAACGGACACTCCCTGA
- a CDS encoding class I SAM-dependent methyltransferase, translating into MTADPRGTAAHHRDGTGPRTGTGQGTGPTHPHWRDGGPRAYTDAGDAWAHAADDVMAVALAESVVPGAVGTGAAGRRTAGTGTAGARAARTEAAGTGTADACATGTGRGTADAGPPGAGTGSAADAWAHRAGAGVTGSRVLDVGTGSGPAALAAARAGATAVGLDREPGLLRLAGDRARDTGLGGRTRFVAGDATALPFATDSFDVVVSTFGVMFAPDPVGCAAELVRVCRPGGLVAVASWTPDGVMGRIAPTVTRRLPAPPSGPVPTRWGDPEHVRPWFAPLSVTVRTRVCGVRVAYPSVAAAVRVFENKPGPLRAHRAALEAAGRWTAARAALSSLFAEHNTATDGRLVWDVPYLLVLARVGGTAPRA; encoded by the coding sequence TTGACCGCCGACCCGCGCGGCACGGCCGCGCACCACCGGGACGGCACCGGCCCTCGGACCGGGACCGGGCAAGGTACCGGACCCACGCATCCGCACTGGCGGGACGGCGGCCCGCGCGCGTACACCGACGCGGGCGACGCCTGGGCACACGCGGCGGACGACGTCATGGCGGTGGCCCTCGCGGAGTCGGTCGTACCGGGGGCCGTGGGAACGGGGGCGGCCGGCAGGAGGACCGCTGGTACGGGTACCGCCGGTGCGAGGGCGGCGCGAACAGAGGCCGCCGGTACGGGGACAGCGGATGCCTGCGCAACGGGTACGGGTCGCGGGACAGCCGACGCCGGACCGCCGGGCGCGGGCACCGGGTCGGCGGCCGACGCCTGGGCGCACCGAGCGGGAGCCGGGGTGACGGGGTCGCGGGTCCTCGACGTGGGCACCGGCTCCGGCCCCGCCGCGCTGGCCGCCGCGCGCGCGGGCGCCACCGCTGTCGGGCTGGACCGCGAACCGGGGCTGCTGCGGCTCGCCGGGGACCGGGCCCGGGACACCGGGCTCGGCGGCCGGACCCGCTTCGTGGCGGGGGACGCGACGGCGTTGCCGTTCGCGACGGACAGCTTCGACGTGGTGGTGTCCACCTTCGGGGTGATGTTCGCACCGGACCCGGTCGGCTGCGCCGCCGAACTGGTCCGGGTCTGCCGTCCCGGCGGGCTGGTGGCGGTCGCGTCCTGGACCCCTGACGGTGTGATGGGCCGTATCGCGCCCACCGTCACCCGCCGGCTCCCGGCGCCCCCGTCCGGTCCGGTCCCCACCCGCTGGGGCGACCCCGAGCACGTCCGCCCCTGGTTCGCCCCGCTGTCGGTGACCGTTCGTACCCGGGTGTGCGGTGTCCGGGTCGCCTACCCCTCCGTCGCGGCGGCCGTCCGTGTCTTCGAGAACAAGCCCGGCCCGCTGCGCGCGCACCGGGCCGCCCTGGAGGCGGCGGGCCGGTGGACGGCGGCACGGGCCGCGCTGTCGTCCCTGTTCGCCGAGCACAACACGGCCACCGACGGCCGCCTGGTGTGGGACGTCCCCTACCTGTTGGTTCTCGCGCGGGTGGGCGGTACGGCTCCCCGTGCGTGA
- a CDS encoding DsbA family protein: MALGLGTAAFALSLGGEESDRDRSGARSAPSAPAAAGSVEPVEPDPRNTELLGLARRDADDRLAIGRVDAPVVMIEYSDFQCPFCREFARGTEPGLISRYVDKGLLRIEWRNFPLFGEESERAARATWAAGQQGKFWEFHDTAFGEERPRNQGAYARGKVIAMAKEAGVPDAARFARDLDSPGAKRAVERDKEEGYALGVSSTPAFLVNDIPVLGAQPAESFEQAVEKALDAARAAAGPTPSGATTERESTGR, from the coding sequence CTGGCGCTGGGTCTCGGCACCGCCGCCTTCGCGCTCAGCCTCGGCGGTGAGGAGTCCGACCGGGACCGTAGCGGCGCCCGGTCCGCGCCCTCCGCCCCGGCCGCCGCCGGGTCCGTCGAACCGGTGGAACCGGACCCGCGGAACACCGAACTCCTCGGTCTCGCACGGCGGGACGCGGACGACCGGCTGGCGATCGGCCGGGTCGACGCGCCGGTCGTCATGATCGAGTACTCGGACTTCCAGTGCCCCTTCTGCCGCGAGTTCGCACGCGGCACCGAACCCGGACTCATCAGCCGGTACGTGGACAAGGGGCTGCTGCGCATCGAATGGCGCAACTTCCCGCTCTTCGGCGAGGAGTCCGAGCGCGCGGCCCGGGCCACCTGGGCCGCCGGACAGCAAGGGAAGTTCTGGGAGTTCCACGACACGGCCTTCGGCGAGGAACGCCCCCGCAACCAGGGCGCCTACGCCCGGGGCAAGGTGATCGCCATGGCGAAGGAGGCGGGCGTCCCCGACGCGGCCCGCTTCGCCAGGGACCTCGACTCGCCCGGGGCGAAGCGGGCCGTGGAGCGCGACAAGGAGGAGGGATACGCCCTCGGTGTCTCCAGCACACCCGCGTTCCTGGTCAACGACATCCCGGTACTGGGCGCCCAGCCCGCCGAGTCCTTCGAGCAGGCCGTCGAGAAGGCGCTCGACGCGGCACGCGCCGCCGCGGGGCCGACGCCCTCCGGCGCCACCACGGAGCGGGAGTCGACCGGGCGATGA
- a CDS encoding ABC transporter ATP-binding protein, translating to METTAWSQLNGLLHAQDRRPFNRATLGRIATFARPHRTRIIRFLLLSVVTAFLAVATPLLAGRVVDAIVSNGPPGTVVRLALLIALIAVAEAGLGLMERRLSSTLGENLILDLRRAVFDHVQRMPVAFFTRTRTGALVSRLNNDVIGAQRAFSSTLAGVVGHVVTLVLTLAVMITLSWQITLLALLLLPVFVLPARRMGARMAGLQREATQLNAAMATRMTERFSAPGATLVKLFGRPEQESAEFSARAQRVRDIGVRTAMSQYTFMTALTLVSALALALVYGLGGWFALNGTLEPGAVVALALLLTRLYAPLTALAGARVEVMSALVSFERVFEVLDLKPLIEERPDADEVPEGPVAVEFTDVRFGYPAADKVSLASLEEVATLDSRDSGEVLRGMSFRAEPGQTVALVGSSGAGKSTVASLLPRLYDADSGTVRVGGTDVRDLSTESLRATVGMVTQDGHLFHESVRANLLLARPGATEDELWDALRRARLDELVRSLPEELDTVVGERGYRLSGGERQRMTIARLLLARQRVVILDEATAHLDNTSEAAVQAALDEALADRTAVVIAHRLSTVRGADQILVVEDGRIVERGTHETLLALDGRYAQLYRTQFADSREERAYDRVLPAVRTLGGDRTKELT from the coding sequence ATGGAGACGACAGCGTGGAGCCAGCTCAACGGACTGCTCCACGCGCAGGACCGCCGCCCCTTCAACCGCGCCACCCTCGGCCGTATCGCCACCTTCGCCCGCCCCCACCGCACCCGGATCATCCGCTTCCTCCTGCTCAGCGTCGTCACCGCGTTCCTCGCCGTGGCCACCCCGCTGCTCGCCGGACGCGTCGTCGACGCGATCGTGTCGAACGGGCCGCCGGGCACCGTGGTCCGGCTCGCCCTGCTGATCGCCCTGATCGCCGTCGCCGAGGCGGGACTCGGACTGATGGAGCGGCGGCTGTCCTCGACCCTCGGCGAGAACCTGATCCTCGATCTGCGGCGGGCCGTCTTCGACCATGTCCAGCGGATGCCCGTCGCCTTCTTCACCCGCACCCGCACCGGCGCCCTCGTCAGCCGCCTCAACAACGACGTCATCGGCGCCCAGCGCGCCTTCAGCAGCACGCTGGCCGGGGTCGTCGGCCATGTCGTCACCCTGGTGCTCACCCTCGCCGTGATGATCACCCTGTCGTGGCAGATCACCCTCCTCGCGCTGCTGCTGCTCCCCGTGTTCGTCCTCCCCGCCCGCCGCATGGGCGCCCGGATGGCCGGACTCCAGCGCGAGGCGACCCAGCTCAACGCCGCCATGGCCACCCGGATGACCGAGCGCTTCTCGGCCCCCGGCGCCACCCTCGTCAAGCTCTTCGGACGGCCCGAGCAGGAGTCGGCCGAGTTCTCCGCCCGCGCCCAGCGGGTCCGCGACATCGGGGTGCGGACCGCGATGTCCCAGTACACCTTCATGACCGCGCTGACCCTGGTCTCCGCCCTCGCACTCGCCCTGGTCTACGGACTCGGCGGCTGGTTCGCGCTGAACGGCACCCTGGAGCCCGGCGCCGTCGTCGCCCTCGCCCTGCTGCTCACCCGGCTGTACGCCCCGCTCACCGCCCTGGCCGGCGCCCGGGTCGAGGTGATGAGCGCACTCGTCAGCTTCGAGCGGGTCTTCGAGGTCCTCGACCTGAAGCCGCTGATCGAGGAACGCCCCGACGCCGATGAGGTCCCCGAGGGGCCGGTCGCCGTCGAGTTCACCGATGTGCGCTTCGGCTACCCCGCCGCCGACAAGGTGTCCCTCGCCTCCCTGGAGGAGGTCGCCACCCTGGACAGCCGCGACAGCGGAGAGGTGCTGCGCGGGATGTCCTTCCGCGCCGAACCCGGCCAGACCGTCGCCCTCGTCGGCTCGTCCGGCGCCGGCAAGTCGACCGTCGCGTCCCTGCTGCCCCGCCTCTACGACGCCGACTCCGGAACGGTCCGCGTCGGCGGCACCGACGTACGGGACCTCTCCACCGAGTCGCTGCGCGCCACCGTCGGCATGGTCACCCAGGACGGCCATCTCTTCCACGAGTCTGTCCGCGCCAACCTCCTGCTCGCCCGGCCCGGCGCCACCGAGGACGAGCTGTGGGACGCCCTGCGCCGGGCCCGTCTCGACGAGCTGGTCCGGTCGCTGCCCGAGGAGCTCGACACCGTCGTCGGCGAGCGCGGCTACCGGCTGTCCGGCGGCGAGCGCCAGCGGATGACCATCGCCCGGTTGCTGCTGGCCCGCCAGCGCGTGGTGATCCTCGACGAGGCGACCGCCCACCTCGACAACACCTCCGAGGCGGCCGTCCAGGCGGCCCTCGACGAGGCCCTCGCCGACCGCACCGCCGTGGTCATCGCCCACCGGCTGTCCACGGTCCGCGGCGCCGACCAGATCCTCGTGGTGGAGGACGGCCGGATCGTCGAACGCGGCACCCACGAGACCCTGCTCGCCCTCGACGGCCGCTACGCGCAGCTCTACCGCACCCAGTTCGCCGACAGCCGCGAGGAGCGCGCCTACGACCGGGTGCTGCCCGCCGTACGGACCCTGGGCGGCGACCGGACGAAGGAGCTGACGTGA